The following nucleotide sequence is from Triticum aestivum cultivar Chinese Spring unplaced genomic scaffold, IWGSC CS RefSeq v2.1 scaffold219819, whole genome shotgun sequence.
TCTAATGTCTGTCACCGGCAAGTTGCCCATCGCCGGGGTATGGCGGTTGTCCCTCTCTGCTAATGCTAGCTCGACGTAGTCGACCGCCGAATGCACTAGCTCATCGTCCACCCGGCTGATGGTGTCTTTGATACGGCGTGCCACGAAGGCTAGGTCGCCACAGGTGATGCTTTGTGCTTCTTCAGCGACATTTATGTTTATTATCGCGTTGCCGAAGTAACCGTCTGGGAGCGGTGGCGTCATTCTGCGTCGGACATTGGCCATGAATGCGAGGCGTGTTGTGGAGTCTGGTGGTAGCCTCCGAGCTAGACACATGCATTGCCACGTGTGGGCGGTCAGTGCACTGAAGGTGCTCACACCACCGCACGTGAGCTTAAGAGTAGAAAGATGGTCCTTACGGACGGTGAAAACCTCAAGCTTGTTGACAATAGAGGTTTGTGATAGGATCATCTTGGGGCAAAAAACGAAGAGGGCATCGGGATGAACAACAGGTGGATCGCGCGCATACAAGCGGGAGCGATCATGGCAGGGGAGGTCCACCAAAGCTCGGTCGCCATCCCTAGAGAAAGCAGTCCATGTCTGGAGGAAGTGGAACATGGCAGTGCCATCCAAGGCGCCGTGGTGGGTTGCCATCCCTAAGACCACGCTGCCACACTTCAAAAATGTCACCTACATATATGGATTTGAATACATTTGATTGTTTTTGAATGAATGAAAAACTTGTAAAGGAGGTCCTAAAAAAACT
It contains:
- the LOC123177311 gene encoding hydroxycinnamoyltransferase 4 encodes the protein MASEEEVRVVESCFVTPAADTPSRALRLSRLDLMLVHGGYTPVVHFYRPRTGDETTSGDFFDVTRLKTALSKALVPFYPLAGRFKEGVDGRMEIDCNGKGMLFLVAHSGHVQWCYLKSATNFEPSPKQRRLFVPHIDGSAGLLCAIQVTFLKCGSVVLGMATHHGALDGTAMFHFLQTWTAFSRDGDRALVDLPCHDRSRLYARDPPVVHPDALFVFCPKMILSQTSIVNKLEVFTVRKDHLSTLKLTCGGVSTFSALTAHTWQCMCLARRLPPDSTTRLAFMANVRRRMTPPLPDGYFGNAIININVAEEAQSITCGDLAFVARRIKDTISRVDDELVHSAVDYVELALAERDNRHTPAMGNLPVTDIRVVNWLGLPFYDLDFSWGKPFAVMRAESSRGGLVHLMNSTQGDGSVQLLIYTEAAILMEFKRLFYAKFDDMLHSEF